One Deltaproteobacteria bacterium DNA window includes the following coding sequences:
- a CDS encoding ABC transporter substrate-binding protein — translation MAVGLAVRSGAPKPDISSAEAVKRLLLGAKAIAYPNAAGAGVSMNATLAKLGIAEAMKGKIKIAQAGRGAMELLAKGEVDYGLTYISEIITAPGVEVVGPLPREISPPTALVGFVSAQAKNSAAATALLRFMTSPDAAKVYRQSGMEPGR, via the coding sequence GTGGCGGTCGGCCTCGCCGTGCGCAGCGGCGCGCCCAAGCCGGACATCTCCAGCGCCGAAGCGGTAAAACGGCTGCTGCTCGGCGCCAAAGCCATCGCCTATCCCAACGCCGCCGGCGCCGGCGTGAGCATGAACGCGACGCTGGCAAAACTCGGCATCGCCGAGGCGATGAAAGGAAAAATCAAAATCGCCCAAGCCGGCCGCGGCGCCATGGAACTGCTCGCCAAGGGCGAAGTCGATTATGGCCTGACCTACATCAGCGAAATCATCACCGCGCCCGGCGTCGAGGTGGTCGGCCCGCTACCGCGTGAAATCTCGCCTCCGACGGCATTGGTCGGCTTCGTCTCGGCCCAGGCAAAAAATTCGGCAGCAGCCACCGCGCTGCTACGTTTCATGACCTCCCCCGACGCCGCCAAAGTGTACCGGCAGAGCGGCATGGAACCGGGACGTTGA
- a CDS encoding flavin reductase family protein, with the protein MAAVNKIDVPSEHWDKLFAPSACLVTITTADNDGRVNAASYGTCVRVCHDPVYLSFTTAEGKDTYNNILANGEFVVNVPSHDREILEKVRVCGLEFPPGVNELEKAGLTALASKAVKPPRIADFKSHFECKVEWTKQWLHRLMVCGKVVAASADEDCIEASGKIIWDKLKPAHYCGNAYKNGFVASYQPMWIDMVYNEPIPPRTFPK; encoded by the coding sequence ATGGCTGCTGTGAACAAAATCGATGTGCCGAGCGAACATTGGGATAAGCTATTCGCGCCCAGCGCCTGTCTGGTCACGATTACGACAGCGGACAACGACGGCCGGGTCAACGCAGCGTCCTACGGCACTTGCGTGCGAGTGTGCCATGACCCGGTGTACCTCTCGTTCACCACTGCGGAAGGCAAAGATACTTACAATAATATTCTCGCCAACGGCGAATTCGTCGTCAACGTGCCGTCGCACGACCGCGAGATCCTTGAAAAGGTACGGGTCTGCGGTCTTGAATTCCCTCCTGGGGTCAACGAACTGGAAAAAGCCGGGCTGACAGCGCTGGCATCCAAGGCGGTCAAGCCGCCGCGCATCGCCGACTTCAAAAGTCATTTCGAATGCAAAGTCGAGTGGACCAAGCAGTGGCTGCACCGTCTCATGGTCTGCGGTAAAGTCGTCGCCGCTTCGGCGGACGAGGACTGCATCGAAGCCAGCGGCAAAATTATCTGGGACAAACTGAAACCGGCGCATTACTGCGGCAACGCTTACAAGAACGGCTTCGTCGCATCGTACCAGCCCATGTGGATCGATATGGTTTACAACGAACCGATACCGCCGCGAACTTTTCCGAAGTAA
- a CDS encoding DUF475 domain-containing protein, which translates to MAYFRNSFLVTLVGLVLGAFLGWEAERSLIGALSSMFIVAVLATLEVSLSFDNAVVNASVLKTMTPLWRQRFITWGIAIAVFGMRIVFPLIIVAIIARIDPLSALVMAASHPDEYSRVLTSAHVTVSAFGGAFLAMVGLRHFFNQEKELHWIAVIERPLTRLGRIEAVELGLVLLVLYFISTHMAGQEQVEFLVAGLFGLVTYIAVDGVSALLNVEAAVTQGVAKSGLASFLYLEVLDASFSFDGVIGAFALSNNMFVIAIGLGIGAMFVRSLTIMLVEQETLTSYRYLEHGAFYAIIALAVMMFVNAVVHVPEIVTGLIGGAFIIASFLDSLRYNRRARGT; encoded by the coding sequence ATGGCGTACTTTCGTAACTCGTTTTTAGTGACGCTGGTCGGTCTGGTGCTCGGCGCATTTTTGGGCTGGGAGGCCGAGCGCAGCTTGATCGGCGCGCTCTCATCTATGTTCATCGTCGCGGTGCTGGCGACCCTCGAGGTTTCGCTCTCCTTCGACAATGCGGTGGTGAACGCCAGCGTTTTGAAAACCATGACGCCGCTGTGGCGCCAGCGCTTCATCACCTGGGGCATCGCCATCGCGGTGTTCGGCATGCGGATCGTGTTTCCGCTGATCATCGTCGCGATCATCGCGCGCATCGATCCGCTCTCGGCGCTGGTGATGGCGGCGTCGCACCCCGACGAATACTCGCGCGTGCTCACCAGCGCCCATGTGACGGTGTCGGCCTTCGGCGGCGCGTTTCTAGCGATGGTCGGCCTGAGACATTTTTTCAATCAGGAAAAAGAACTGCACTGGATCGCCGTCATCGAACGGCCGCTGACGCGCCTCGGACGCATCGAGGCGGTGGAACTGGGGCTGGTGTTGCTCGTGCTCTACTTCATTTCGACCCACATGGCGGGGCAGGAGCAAGTCGAGTTTCTCGTCGCCGGACTGTTCGGCTTGGTGACTTACATCGCCGTGGACGGCGTCTCGGCGCTGCTCAACGTCGAAGCCGCAGTGACTCAAGGAGTCGCCAAGAGCGGCTTAGCATCGTTTCTCTATCTCGAAGTGCTCGACGCCAGTTTCAGCTTCGACGGTGTGATCGGCGCCTTCGCGTTATCGAACAACATGTTCGTTATCGCCATCGGTCTGGGCATCGGCGCCATGTTCGTGCGCAGCCTGACGATCATGTTGGTCGAGCAAGAAACGCTCACGTCCTATCGCTACCTGGAGCACGGCGCGTTCTACGCGATCATCGCCTTGGCGGTGATGATGTTTGTCAACGCGGTCGTCCACGTGCCGGAGATCGTGACCGGATTGATCGGCGGCGCTTTTATCATCGCGTCCTTTCTCGATTCGCTGCGCTACAATCGCCGGGCACGGGGTACGTGA
- a CDS encoding cupin domain-containing protein — translation MNQRVRKDSVKNLDRDMAGKNLSGYWRLGMEGLPDHPVTSVEPCLWKWADVYESLVRAGEVISLENSERRVVRLVNPGLDKKNGFATHTIQVSFQYVKPGENARAHRHTPAALRFVIQGNGAYTTVNGQQCVMEPGDLILTPKLTWHDHSNDSTEPMLWLDGLDFPLVTALQQVMQERYTERRQAIEMSSADVQNNRDGQSRADFFHYKWRATEPALRALTKVPANRDRFDGYLLEYRNPVTGGPTMTTIQCALQLLPAKEETATHRHTSTAMYHVFRGRGTTQIGEQQFEWQQGDTFVVPLWYPHRHVISSSDEAILFTMSDAPTLRALELYREETRA, via the coding sequence ATGAATCAGCGAGTTCGCAAAGATAGCGTGAAAAATCTCGACCGCGACATGGCCGGGAAAAATCTTTCCGGCTACTGGCGGCTCGGTATGGAAGGGCTGCCGGATCATCCGGTGACTTCGGTCGAACCTTGTTTGTGGAAGTGGGCCGATGTTTACGAAAGTCTGGTGCGCGCCGGTGAAGTGATCAGTCTGGAGAACAGCGAGCGGCGCGTCGTGCGCTTGGTCAATCCGGGTCTCGATAAGAAAAATGGTTTCGCCACGCACACGATCCAAGTCTCGTTCCAATACGTCAAGCCCGGCGAAAACGCGCGCGCGCACCGCCACACGCCGGCGGCGCTGCGTTTCGTGATTCAGGGCAACGGCGCTTACACGACGGTGAACGGCCAGCAATGCGTGATGGAGCCTGGCGACTTAATTCTTACGCCGAAGCTCACTTGGCACGATCACTCCAACGATTCGACCGAGCCGATGCTTTGGCTCGACGGTTTGGATTTTCCGTTGGTCACGGCGCTGCAGCAAGTGATGCAAGAGCGCTATACTGAGCGCCGCCAAGCGATCGAGATGAGTAGCGCGGATGTACAAAATAATCGTGACGGCCAATCGCGCGCTGATTTCTTTCACTACAAATGGCGCGCCACCGAGCCTGCGCTGCGCGCATTGACGAAAGTGCCGGCGAATCGCGATCGCTTCGATGGTTATTTGCTTGAGTATCGCAATCCGGTGACCGGCGGGCCGACGATGACGACAATCCAATGCGCGCTGCAACTGCTTCCAGCGAAAGAAGAAACGGCAACCCACCGCCACACCAGTACCGCGATGTATCATGTGTTCCGCGGCCGCGGCACGACGCAGATCGGCGAGCAGCAATTCGAATGGCAGCAGGGCGACACCTTCGTCGTGCCGCTCTGGTATCCGCACCGGCACGTCATTTCATCATCCGACGAAGCGATTCTCTTTACCATGAGCGATGCACCGACGCTGCGCGCGCTGGAACTGTACCGCGAGGAGACGCGGGCGTAA
- a CDS encoding SDR family oxidoreductase: MSNLDLSRFSLQGRTAIITGGSGGIGRACAVAFAKAGANIVIASLPPDSIPPVVQEVEALGVKAFGLAVDVSDEAQVKTLVEQTLEKFSRVDVLVNVAGGSYSRNPFMPAFNRAPLLELTPEDFMKAYEVNTKSAFLCAKAVAPAMKSAGKGSIVNIGSISGRGTKKERADMAAYGTAKAAVMNLTIHMAQHWGPEIRVNAIAPGIIDTPRPAGTNRQEMFGDAIKKISLGRAGTADEVASVALFLASEASSFVSGAIIDVNGGE; this comes from the coding sequence ATGAGCAACCTGGATCTCTCGCGATTTTCTTTGCAAGGACGAACCGCGATTATCACCGGCGGCAGCGGCGGAATTGGCAGAGCCTGCGCGGTCGCATTTGCCAAGGCTGGCGCGAACATCGTCATCGCGTCGCTGCCGCCGGACTCGATCCCGCCGGTGGTGCAGGAAGTTGAAGCGCTTGGGGTCAAGGCATTTGGCTTGGCGGTGGATGTTTCCGACGAGGCGCAGGTAAAAACGTTGGTCGAGCAAACCCTGGAGAAATTTAGCCGCGTCGATGTTTTGGTCAACGTCGCCGGCGGCTCCTACAGCCGCAATCCATTCATGCCGGCCTTCAATCGCGCGCCGTTGTTAGAACTGACGCCGGAAGATTTCATGAAAGCTTACGAGGTCAACACCAAAAGCGCGTTTCTCTGCGCCAAAGCTGTCGCGCCGGCGATGAAGTCAGCGGGCAAAGGCAGCATCGTCAACATCGGTTCGATCTCCGGCCGCGGCACGAAAAAAGAACGCGCCGACATGGCGGCCTATGGCACGGCGAAGGCGGCGGTGATGAACCTGACGATTCACATGGCGCAACATTGGGGACCGGAGATTCGCGTCAACGCGATTGCGCCCGGCATCATCGACACGCCGCGGCCGGCGGGAACCAATCGCCAAGAGATGTTTGGCGACGCGATCAAAAAGATTTCACTGGGGCGCGCCGGCACGGCGGATGAAGTCGCCAGCGTTGCGCTGTTTCTCGCTTCCGAAGCCTCGAGCTTCGTCAGTGGCGCGATTATCGACGTCAACGGCGGGGAGTAG